In Hevea brasiliensis isolate MT/VB/25A 57/8 unplaced genomic scaffold, ASM3005281v1 Scaf78, whole genome shotgun sequence, a genomic segment contains:
- the LOC131177740 gene encoding probable protein phosphatase 2C 44 isoform X1 gives MSRHSVAGASRTTFFQRIKNTCLNSSFPDSGKGRSKSSGKRLSHGFQLVEGKSGHDMEDYHVAEYRKIKNHELGLFAIYDGHLGDRVPSYLKDNLLRNILQEPNFWDDPKTAIKNAYKKTDKFILENSMQLGAGGSTAVTAIVIDGKDLWVANVGDSRAVICERGCANQLTVDHEPHTERKRIEKQGGFVTTLPGDVPRVNGQLAVARAFGDQSLKAHLSSEPDVRHVPIDSTMEFVILASDGLWKQVMQNQEAVDLVKPIKDPQAAAKRLTTEALARKSKDDISCIVIRFG, from the exons ATGAGTAGGCACTCAGTTGCAGGTGCTTCTCGCACCACCTTCTTCCAAAGGATCAAG AATACATGCCTCAATTCATCTTTCcctgactcagggaaagggagaaGTAAATCCTCTGGCAAGAGGTTGTCTCATGGATTTCAGTTGGTGGAAGGAAAATCCGGCCATGATATGGAAGACTATCATGTTGCTGAGTATCGGAAAATCAAGAATCACGAGCTTGGATTATTTGCTATCTATGATGGTCATCTTGGGGATCGAGTGCCTAGTTATTTGAAAGACAATCTTCTCCGCAACATCCTTCAAGAG CCCAACTTCTGGGATGACCCTAAAACCGCAATTAAGAATGCTTATAAAAAAACCGATAAGTTTATTTTGGAGAATTCTATGCAATTAGGCGCTGGTGGCTCTACTGCTGTTACTGCAATTGTCATTGATGGCAAGGACTTGTGGGTCGCCAATGTTGGCGATTCTAGAGCTGTTATCTGTGAGAGAGGCTGTGCCAATCAGCTTACCGTGGACCATGAGCCACATACCGAAAGGAAAAGGATTGAGAAGCAGGGTGGCTTTGTCACAACTCTTCCGG GAGATGTGCCTAGGGTTAATGGCCAACTTGCGGTTGCCCGAGCTTTTGGAGATCAAAGTCTTAAAGCACATTTAAGTTCGGAACCTGATGTAAGACATGTGCCCATAGACTCAACTATGGAGTTCGTTATATTGGCAAGTGATGGTTTGTGGAAG CAGGTCATGCAGAATCAAGAGGCAGTTGATTTGGTGAAACCCATCAAGGATCCACAAGCTGCTGCTAAGCGCTTAACGACCGAGGCATTGGCAAGAAAGAGTAAGGATGATATATCGTGCATTGTGATCCGTTTTGGTTGA
- the LOC131177741 gene encoding leucine-rich repeat extensin-like protein 4 translates to MGRWVWTHSWHMVDNLHFPSCESLPFLPPPKQSMSSLRFFFILFFLALLLQISSGTHEDESLDVDVDPSFQFENPRLRQAYIALQAWKQAIFSDPFNFTANWNGPDVCSYMGVYCAPSPNNAKLRVVAGIDLNHGDIAGYLPPELGLLTDLALLHLNSNRFCGVVPTSFRKLKLLYELDISNNRFVGKFPKVVLSLPSLKYLDLRFNDFEGSVPSKLFDQPLDAVFLNDNRFQFGIPQNLGNSPVSVLVLANNNLGGCIPGSIGNMGKTLNEIILLNDNLTGCLPPQIGMLKEVTVFDVSFNHLQGSLPSSIGNLKKVEQLDIAHNGFTGSIPASVCQLPNLQNFTYSFNYFSGEAPSCAAIGSRVVTNGSKNCIPGKMDQRSAKECSSEAARPVDCSKFKCGGSSGSGEGGAGRGGSPSPRKRPPVGRPSAPKPAPTRRPFVKPSPPPPTSKSSSSSRSHPPPPPTRSSFHPPPSPPPPTERVSPKTHLPPPPPPVEHSSPTYHHVPPPLPPPPCHYHSYAPPPPKEKVSPSTHQAPPPPPPPPPPVEYHPPPYQHEASPPPPPVEYHPPPYQYNAPPSPPPVEYHSPPYQHSEPPPPPPVEYHSPPYQHNATPPPPPPKNEYKPSPPPTHEHSAAPVPSPVEHYPPKTATPSPPPPPPPTYVKTPPLPPPREPFHPLPPLPPTGCIIPGSPPPSPPSSPLAPPPSSTPSYHHSPFPPPPQQQWHCPPPSFHQQSPPPPPPPPHAEYSNPSPPPPPPPSPPPVDNTPLPPIVGVSYASPPPPTIPYY, encoded by the coding sequence ATGGGGAGATGGGTATGGACACATTCATGGCACATGGTAGACAATCTCCATTTCCCTTCGTGTGAATCGCTGCCATTTCTGCCTCCACCAAAGCAATCAATGTCTTCTCTTCGTTTCTTCTTTATTCTTTTCTTCCTTGCTTTGCTTCTTCAGATCTCTTCTGGAACCCATGAAGATGAATCTCTGGATGTAGATGTAGATCCAAGCTTCCAGTTTGAAAATCCCAGGCTTCGTCAAGCCTACATTGCTTTGCAAGCTTGGAAACAAGCCATTTTCTCTGACCCTTTTAACTTCACAGCCAACTGGAATGGTCCTGATGTGTGCTCTTACATGGGTGTATATTGTGCTCCTTCTCCTAACAATGCTAAACTCAGGGTGGTTGCTGGTATTGACCTCAACCATGGTGATATTGCCGGCTACCTCCCTCCAGAGCTTGGCCTCTTGACAGATCTAGCTCTATTgcatctcaactccaacagattTTGTGGGGTTGTGCCTACTAGTTTCCGCAAACTGAAGCTTCTCTATGAGCTTGACATCAGTAACAACCGTTTTGTGGGAAAATTTCCCAAGGTTGTTCTGTCTTTACCTTCTCTCAAATATTTGGATCTTAGATTCAATGACTTTGAAGGTTCTGTCCCTTCCAAGCTCTTTGATCAACCACTTGATGCTGTATTTTTAAACGACAATAGATTCCAGTTTGGTATTCCTCAGAATCTTGGTAACTCTCCTGTTTCTGTTCTTGTTCTTGCAAACAACAATCTTGGTGGTTGCATTCCTGGTAGCATTGGAAATATGGGTAAAACCCTTAATGAGATCATCCTTCTGAATGATAATCTCACAGGTTGCTTGCCTCCCCAGATAGGTATGCTCAAGGAAGTGACAGTTTTTGATGTGAGTTTTAATCATCTTCAGGGCTCTCTGCCTTCTTCCATTGGTAACTTGAAGAAGGTTGAGCAACTTGATATTGCACACAATGGTTTTACTGGTTCTATTCCTGCTAGTGTCTGCCAATTGCCTAATTTGCAGAACTTTACCTATTCTTTCAACTACTTCTCTGGTGAAGCACCAAGTTGTGCTGCTATTGGAAGCAGGGTGGTCACTAATGGTTCCAAGAATTGCATTCCTGGAAAGATGGATCAGAGATCTGCTAAAGAGTGTTCTTCAGAAGCTGCACGTCCAGTGGATTGTAGCAAGTTCAAATGTGGTGGAAGTTCTGGTAGCGGTGAAGGCGGTGCTGGTAGAGGAGGCTCACCTTCACCAAGGAAAAGACCTCCAGTTGGAAGGCCGTCAGCACCAAAACCTGCTCCTACTAGAAGGCCGTTTGTTAAACCTTCTCCTCCACCACCCACTTCCAAGTCTTCGTCTTCTAGCAGATCACATCCTCCACCACCCCCAACGAGGTCGTCTTTCCACCCTCCACCTTCGCCGCCTCCACCCACTGAAAGGGTCTCACCCAAAACACATCTCCCACCACCACCCCCTCCAGTAGAGCATTCATCACCTACTTATCATCACGTACCACCACCACTGCCACCTCCACCATGCCATTACCATTCTTACGCTCCACCACCGCCAAAAGAAAAGGTTTCACCAAGTACTCATCAAGCTCCACCCCCACCACCACCGCCACCGCCACCAGTTGAGTACCATCCACCTCCCTATCAACATGAAGCATCACCACCGCCACCACCTGTCGAGTACCACCCACCTCCCTATCAATACAATGCACCACCATCGCCACCACCTGTCGAGTACCATTCGCCCCCATATCAACACAGTGAaccaccaccgccaccacctGTCGAGTACCATTCACCCCCATATCAACACAATGCAACGCCGCCGCCGCCACCACCAAAGAATGAATATAAACCCTCTCCTCCTCCAACTCATGAGCATTCCGCAGCTCCAGTTCCATCGCCAGTAGAGCATTACCCTCCCAAAACAGCAACTCcatctccacctccacctccacctccaacgTATGTGAAGACTCCACCTTTACCACCTCCACGAGAGCCATTCCATCCCCTACCACCTCTACCACCAACTGGGTGCATAATTCCAGGATCACCACCACCATCTCCACCCTCATCACCATTAGCACCACCACCATCATCTACGCCAAGCTATCACCACTCACCATTTCCCCCACCTCCTCAACAACAATGGCATTGTCCACCACCATCATTCCATCAACAAAGcccacctcctcctcctcctcctccacaTGCTGAGTATTCAAATCCCTCACCCCCACCACCACCGCCACCATCACCACCTCCAGTTGATAACACTCCACTCCCACCAATCGTAGGAGTATCATACGCATCTCCTCCTCCTCCAACAATTCCATACTACTAA
- the LOC131177740 gene encoding probable protein phosphatase 2C 44 isoform X2 — translation MSRHSVAGASRTTFFQRIKNTCLNSSFPDSGKGRSKSSGKRLSHGFQLVEGKSGHDMEDYHVAEYRKIKNHELGLFAIYDGHLGDRVPSYLKDNLLRNILQEPNFWDDPKTAIKNAYKKTDKFILENSMQLGAGGSTAVTAIVIDGKDLWVANVGDSRAVICERGCANQLTVDHEPHTERKRIEKQGGFVTTLPGDVPRVNGQLAVARAFGDQSLKAHLSSEPDVRHVPIDSTMEFVILASDGLWKVMQNQEAVDLVKPIKDPQAAAKRLTTEALARKSKDDISCIVIRFG, via the exons ATGAGTAGGCACTCAGTTGCAGGTGCTTCTCGCACCACCTTCTTCCAAAGGATCAAG AATACATGCCTCAATTCATCTTTCcctgactcagggaaagggagaaGTAAATCCTCTGGCAAGAGGTTGTCTCATGGATTTCAGTTGGTGGAAGGAAAATCCGGCCATGATATGGAAGACTATCATGTTGCTGAGTATCGGAAAATCAAGAATCACGAGCTTGGATTATTTGCTATCTATGATGGTCATCTTGGGGATCGAGTGCCTAGTTATTTGAAAGACAATCTTCTCCGCAACATCCTTCAAGAG CCCAACTTCTGGGATGACCCTAAAACCGCAATTAAGAATGCTTATAAAAAAACCGATAAGTTTATTTTGGAGAATTCTATGCAATTAGGCGCTGGTGGCTCTACTGCTGTTACTGCAATTGTCATTGATGGCAAGGACTTGTGGGTCGCCAATGTTGGCGATTCTAGAGCTGTTATCTGTGAGAGAGGCTGTGCCAATCAGCTTACCGTGGACCATGAGCCACATACCGAAAGGAAAAGGATTGAGAAGCAGGGTGGCTTTGTCACAACTCTTCCGG GAGATGTGCCTAGGGTTAATGGCCAACTTGCGGTTGCCCGAGCTTTTGGAGATCAAAGTCTTAAAGCACATTTAAGTTCGGAACCTGATGTAAGACATGTGCCCATAGACTCAACTATGGAGTTCGTTATATTGGCAAGTGATGGTTTGTGGAAG GTCATGCAGAATCAAGAGGCAGTTGATTTGGTGAAACCCATCAAGGATCCACAAGCTGCTGCTAAGCGCTTAACGACCGAGGCATTGGCAAGAAAGAGTAAGGATGATATATCGTGCATTGTGATCCGTTTTGGTTGA